The proteins below come from a single Salinilacihabitans rarus genomic window:
- a CDS encoding transcription initiation factor IIB: MTRSTRQRERLRETDEAEDQEGIRACPECESDNLVKDSDRGELICEDCGLVVEEEKIDPGPEWRAFNHQERQEKSRVGAPTTQTMHDKGLTTTIDWKDKDAYGRSISSKKRSQMHRLRKWQERIRTKDAGERNLQFALSEIDRMASALGVPRSVREVASVIYRRALKEDLIRGRSIEGVATSALYAACRKEGIPRSLEEISEVSRVERKEIGRTYRYISQELGLEMKPVDPKKYVPRFCSELELSEEVQTKANEIIEKTAEEGLLSGKSPTGYAAAAIYAASLLCNEKKTQREVADVAQVTEVTIRNRYQEQIEAMGIHG, from the coding sequence ATGACACGGTCCACCCGCCAGCGGGAGCGATTGCGCGAGACGGACGAGGCCGAGGATCAGGAGGGGATTCGTGCCTGCCCCGAGTGTGAATCGGACAACCTCGTCAAGGACTCCGACCGGGGTGAGCTCATCTGCGAAGACTGTGGGCTCGTCGTGGAAGAAGAAAAGATCGACCCCGGCCCGGAATGGCGGGCGTTCAACCACCAGGAACGGCAGGAGAAGTCCCGCGTCGGCGCGCCGACGACGCAGACGATGCACGACAAGGGGCTGACGACGACGATCGACTGGAAGGACAAAGACGCGTACGGTCGCTCCATCTCCTCGAAGAAGCGCAGCCAGATGCACCGGCTGCGCAAGTGGCAAGAACGCATCCGAACCAAAGACGCCGGCGAGCGAAACCTGCAGTTCGCGCTCTCCGAAATCGACCGGATGGCCTCGGCGCTTGGCGTCCCGCGGTCGGTCCGCGAGGTCGCGTCGGTCATCTACCGGCGCGCGCTCAAAGAGGACCTGATCCGCGGGCGCTCGATCGAGGGCGTCGCCACCTCGGCGCTGTACGCCGCCTGTCGAAAGGAGGGCATCCCGCGCAGCCTGGAGGAAATCTCGGAAGTCTCCCGCGTCGAACGCAAAGAGATCGGTCGCACGTATCGGTACATCTCGCAGGAACTCGGCCTCGAGATGAAACCCGTCGACCCGAAGAAGTACGTCCCCCGCTTCTGTTCCGAACTCGAACTCTCCGAGGAGGTCCAGACCAAGGCCAACGAGATCATCGAGAAGACGGCCGAGGAAGGGTTGCTCTCGGGGAAGTCCCCGACCGGCTACGCCGCCGCCGCGATCTACGCCGCGTCCCTTCTCTGCAACGAGAAGAAGACCCAACGCGAGGTCGCGGACGTCGCGCAGGTGACGGAAGTGACGATCCGCAACCGGTACCAGGAACAGATCGAAGCGATGGGCATCCACGGCTAG
- the rnhA gene encoding ribonuclease HI, with translation MPVIECDVEAARERLEAADVTVEPGNTEHERWRAERGGASAVAYDDKVVIQGSEPRDLEALLREGGGRAHVYFDGGARGNPGPAGIGWVIVTGDGIAAEGSEAIGRATNNQAEYEALVAALEAARDYGFEEVHVRGDSELIVKQVRGEYDTKNPELREKRVTVRELLSSFDEWTLEHVPREVNDRADALANEAMDRA, from the coding sequence ATGCCGGTGATCGAATGCGACGTCGAGGCGGCCCGCGAGCGACTCGAAGCCGCGGACGTGACGGTCGAGCCCGGAAACACCGAACACGAGCGCTGGCGGGCCGAACGCGGCGGTGCGAGCGCCGTCGCGTACGACGACAAGGTCGTGATTCAGGGGTCGGAGCCGCGCGACCTCGAGGCGCTGCTGCGCGAGGGCGGCGGCCGCGCGCACGTCTACTTCGACGGCGGCGCGCGCGGCAACCCCGGCCCCGCCGGAATCGGCTGGGTGATCGTCACCGGCGACGGCATCGCCGCCGAGGGCAGCGAGGCGATCGGGCGCGCGACGAACAATCAGGCCGAGTACGAGGCGCTCGTCGCGGCGCTCGAAGCCGCACGCGACTACGGCTTCGAGGAGGTCCACGTCCGCGGCGACTCCGAACTCATCGTCAAGCAGGTCCGCGGGGAGTACGACACGAAGAACCCGGAACTGCGCGAGAAGCGGGTGACCGTCCGCGAGTTGCTCTCGTCGTTCGACGAGTGGACGCTCGAACACGTCCCCCGCGAGGTCAACGACCGCGCCGACGCGCTCGCGAACGAGGCGATGGACCGGGCCTGA
- a CDS encoding DUF7108 family protein, with protein sequence MSERRDAEGESTDGDELPADVVDEAERLTRLARRAVDDAEREVYERRREELLAARGFVARVREDDAGEVLVVHPDEWLDDGVVRTDRIEDLSRGIEIPLDGAGDPDDWENVDAHNRELVDAVREAHGDVHGANAAALADFMGNHYAKPIESATADELAEFLTEYFVRNAWPSEAQREAIEESIELVFETAGEPLPEAGGQ encoded by the coding sequence ATGAGCGAGCGTCGCGACGCGGAGGGGGAATCGACGGACGGCGACGAACTCCCCGCGGACGTCGTCGACGAGGCCGAGCGGCTGACCCGCCTCGCGCGCCGGGCGGTCGACGACGCCGAGCGGGAAGTGTACGAACGTCGCCGCGAGGAACTGCTCGCGGCCCGCGGGTTCGTCGCCCGCGTCCGCGAGGACGACGCGGGCGAGGTGCTCGTCGTCCATCCGGACGAGTGGCTCGACGACGGCGTGGTCCGGACGGACCGCATCGAGGATCTCTCGCGGGGAATCGAGATCCCCCTCGACGGAGCCGGCGACCCCGACGACTGGGAGAACGTCGACGCGCACAACCGCGAACTCGTCGACGCGGTCCGCGAGGCCCACGGCGACGTCCACGGCGCGAACGCGGCGGCGCTCGCGGACTTCATGGGCAACCACTACGCCAAGCCGATCGAGTCGGCGACGGCCGACGAGCTAGCGGAGTTTCTCACGGAGTACTTCGTGCGAAACGCGTGGCCGTCCGAGGCCCAACGAGAGGCGATCGAGGAGTCGATCGAACTCGTCTTCGAGACGGCCGGAGAACCGCTACCCGAAGCGGGCGGTCAGTAG
- a CDS encoding Na+/H+ antiporter NhaC family protein, giving the protein MTLDFTPTTVDDLDPERRPSFRLALVPVLAVVAFLGVGSALLGLDPHAPLLWSIVFTGAFGRSLGYTWEDLSDGLAGGLLMGAQALLIVFTIYALIATWVAAGTIPAMMYYGLESLTPAVFLPVAAVLAAVVAFSIGSSWTTVGTLGVAFVGIGAGLGVPAPMTVGAVLSGAYAGDKQSPLSDTTNLAAGVTNTPLYDHIRRMRTGTGAAFAVAVLAFAALGVGVDGAIPADRVVEIQGALAGTYDLSPLAFLPLAVTFGLAFRGYPALPSLVAGVFAGVVTSVAVQGVGFVAAWDVFLYGTEPGTGAALVDELLATGGLSGSAWTITVVVAALALGGLLERTGTLAVLAHRLSQGIRNSTSLIAGTGAAAIAINALTAQQYMSIVLPGVTLRNLYEEFDLEGDQLSRAVEAAGTPTGALIPWHAGGVFMASATGVPTLEYAPYYLFGLLSPLVLFAMAATGVGVPTTRRARLPRSGLGRG; this is encoded by the coding sequence ATGACGCTCGACTTCACACCGACCACCGTCGACGACCTCGACCCGGAGCGACGGCCCTCGTTTCGTCTCGCGCTCGTTCCGGTGCTCGCGGTCGTCGCGTTCCTCGGCGTCGGTTCGGCCCTGCTGGGGCTCGACCCGCACGCCCCGCTGCTGTGGAGCATCGTCTTCACCGGCGCCTTCGGCCGCTCCCTCGGCTACACGTGGGAGGACCTCTCGGACGGCCTCGCCGGCGGCCTCCTGATGGGGGCACAGGCACTCCTGATCGTCTTCACCATCTACGCGCTCATCGCCACGTGGGTCGCCGCGGGGACGATTCCGGCGATGATGTACTACGGCCTCGAATCGCTGACGCCGGCGGTGTTCCTGCCCGTCGCGGCGGTCCTCGCGGCCGTCGTCGCGTTCTCGATCGGCTCCTCGTGGACGACGGTCGGGACCCTCGGCGTCGCGTTCGTCGGCATCGGCGCCGGACTCGGCGTCCCCGCACCGATGACCGTCGGCGCGGTCCTCTCGGGGGCGTACGCCGGCGACAAGCAGTCGCCGCTGTCCGACACCACGAACCTCGCGGCCGGCGTGACGAACACGCCGCTGTACGACCACATCCGCCGGATGCGGACGGGGACGGGCGCGGCGTTTGCCGTCGCCGTCCTCGCGTTCGCCGCCCTCGGCGTCGGCGTCGACGGGGCGATCCCCGCCGACCGCGTCGTCGAGATCCAGGGCGCGCTCGCGGGCACCTACGACCTCTCGCCGCTGGCGTTTCTCCCGCTGGCGGTCACGTTCGGGCTCGCGTTCCGCGGCTACCCCGCCCTGCCGTCGCTGGTCGCCGGCGTCTTCGCCGGCGTCGTCACCTCGGTCGCCGTCCAGGGCGTCGGCTTCGTCGCCGCGTGGGACGTCTTCCTGTACGGCACCGAGCCCGGGACGGGGGCGGCCCTCGTCGACGAACTGCTCGCGACCGGCGGCCTCTCGGGGTCCGCGTGGACGATCACGGTCGTCGTCGCGGCGCTCGCGCTCGGCGGCCTGCTCGAACGGACGGGCACGCTCGCGGTGCTCGCCCACCGGCTCTCGCAGGGCATCCGCAACTCGACGAGTTTGATCGCGGGCACGGGCGCCGCGGCGATAGCGATCAACGCGCTGACCGCCCAGCAGTACATGAGCATCGTCCTGCCGGGGGTGACGCTGCGGAACCTCTACGAGGAGTTCGATCTCGAGGGCGACCAGCTCTCGCGGGCCGTCGAGGCCGCCGGCACGCCGACGGGCGCGCTCATCCCGTGGCACGCCGGGGGCGTCTTCATGGCCTCGGCGACGGGCGTCCCCACGCTGGAGTACGCGCCGTACTACCTGTTCGGCCTGCTGTCGCCGCTCGTGTTGTTCGCGATGGCGGCGACCGGCGTGGGCGTGCCGACGACGCGGCGCGCCCGCCTGCCCCGGAGCGGACTGGGGCGGGGATAA
- a CDS encoding aldo/keto reductase produces MRIRTAGASVTADDLPPIGLGTYGNTNPEECAESVHTALELGYRHVDTAEMYGNEAAVGEGIARADVDPADVFVATKVDSRNLAYDDAVESARASRDRLGVDVVDLLYVHWPIRTYDPAETLAAFDDLRDEGVIRHVGLSNFTPALLSEALERLDSPLFAHQVECHPMLPQSELRALARERGHYLVAYSPLAKGAVTSHPVLREVAADRDATAAQIALAWLASNDRVVPIPKAATEAHVRENVEALDLSLPPEAIERIDAIEERTRTVDFERAPWNR; encoded by the coding sequence ATGCGGATCCGGACGGCAGGTGCGAGCGTGACCGCCGACGACCTTCCCCCGATCGGACTGGGCACGTACGGGAACACGAACCCCGAGGAGTGCGCCGAGAGCGTTCACACGGCGCTCGAACTCGGTTACCGGCACGTCGACACCGCCGAGATGTACGGGAACGAGGCGGCCGTCGGCGAGGGGATCGCGCGGGCGGACGTCGACCCGGCGGACGTCTTCGTCGCCACCAAGGTCGACTCGCGCAACCTCGCGTACGACGACGCGGTCGAGAGCGCCCGCGCGAGTCGCGACCGACTCGGCGTCGACGTCGTCGACCTGCTGTACGTCCACTGGCCGATCCGGACGTACGACCCCGCCGAGACGCTGGCCGCGTTCGACGACCTCCGCGACGAGGGCGTGATCCGCCACGTCGGGCTCTCGAACTTCACGCCGGCGCTGCTTTCGGAGGCGCTCGAACGTCTCGACTCGCCGCTGTTCGCCCACCAGGTCGAGTGCCACCCGATGCTCCCACAGTCCGAGTTGCGGGCGCTGGCCCGCGAGCGCGGCCACTACCTCGTGGCGTACTCCCCGCTGGCCAAGGGAGCGGTGACGTCGCACCCGGTCCTGCGCGAGGTCGCCGCGGACCGCGACGCGACGGCCGCCCAGATCGCCCTCGCGTGGCTGGCCTCGAACGACCGCGTCGTCCCCATCCCGAAGGCCGCGACCGAAGCGCACGTCCGCGAGAACGTCGAGGCGCTGGATCTCTCGCTCCCGCCCGAGGCGATCGAGCGCATCGACGCCATCGAGGAGCGAACGCGGACGGTCGACTTCGAACGCGCGCCGTGGAACCGGTGA
- a CDS encoding PadR family transcriptional regulator, producing the protein MSEAQSITGEQSIARDLTAFQNNILVILAKEPMYGLAIKRELEDYYGTEVNHGRLYPNLDELVDLGLVEKSELDKRTNQYTLTDDGYAAVLDGIQWTLSKVVIDEERADEIREIVDESY; encoded by the coding sequence ATGTCAGAGGCACAATCAATCACCGGCGAACAGAGCATCGCTCGCGACCTTACAGCGTTCCAGAACAACATCCTCGTCATTCTGGCGAAGGAACCGATGTACGGTCTCGCCATCAAACGGGAACTAGAGGATTACTACGGCACCGAGGTCAACCACGGTCGGCTGTACCCCAACCTCGACGAACTGGTCGATCTCGGACTGGTCGAGAAGAGTGAACTCGACAAGCGCACCAACCAGTACACGCTGACCGACGACGGCTACGCGGCCGTCCTCGACGGGATCCAGTGGACGCTCTCGAAGGTCGTCATCGACGAGGAGCGTGCCGACGAGATCCGCGAGATCGTCGACGAGAGCTACTGA
- a CDS encoding DUF4010 domain-containing protein, with translation MSTRWSEMRGRIDTEDLRAIAEFLALLLVLLVLPDERLDVLLGVNPRQVWLVVVFVAGLSFLGYLLSKVVDPGTAIGVTGALGGAVSPGMTITSLTEQYRRHPEFGLAYTVAAAIASTMLFSRNFIVVAIVSPALAQSLVIPFVAMAGVGFLVTGSLRLRTRNREPPTNELNTPFRIRSALAIGGLVAVVLAFVNSVDLSLSAGTTRIGIVVATVVQLSVYVAVTSIAGAKQIAQVIVVILLGSASVGIVLVVL, from the coding sequence ATGAGCACTCGCTGGAGCGAGATGAGAGGTCGAATCGATACGGAAGACCTCAGAGCGATAGCTGAATTTCTTGCTCTGCTCCTCGTCTTGCTGGTTTTACCCGACGAGCGCCTCGATGTACTGCTCGGAGTGAACCCGCGACAGGTCTGGTTAGTCGTGGTGTTCGTCGCAGGACTGAGTTTTCTCGGATACCTCCTATCCAAGGTAGTCGATCCGGGGACTGCAATCGGGGTCACCGGAGCACTTGGGGGTGCCGTGTCCCCCGGAATGACAATTACATCACTCACTGAACAGTACCGGCGTCATCCGGAGTTCGGTCTTGCCTACACGGTCGCAGCCGCAATCGCATCGACGATGCTGTTCTCGCGTAACTTCATCGTCGTGGCCATCGTCAGCCCTGCACTTGCCCAGTCGCTCGTGATTCCATTCGTGGCGATGGCCGGGGTAGGATTCCTCGTGACAGGGAGTCTCCGGCTTCGTACTCGAAATCGTGAACCACCAACGAACGAATTAAATACTCCGTTTCGGATTCGATCAGCGCTAGCGATCGGCGGCCTTGTCGCGGTCGTTCTTGCCTTCGTCAATTCCGTTGACCTGTCTCTTTCAGCAGGCACTACCCGCATTGGAATCGTCGTAGCGACTGTGGTACAGTTATCTGTATACGTTGCAGTAACGTCGATAGCTGGTGCGAAACAGATTGCTCAAGTGATCGTTGTGATACTACTCGGTAGCGCGAGCGTCGGAATTGTGCTCGTCGTGTTATAG
- a CDS encoding inorganic diphosphatase, with translation MVNLWEDLETGPNPPETIYAVVECLKGERNKYEYDKDVPGVVLDRVLHSNVHYPSDYGFIPQSYYDDEDPFDVLVLVEDQTFPGCVIEARPVALMKMDDDGEQDDKVVAVPTEDPRFDHIEDLEDIPQQTRDEIDEFFATYKNLEAGKEVETQGWEDRQAAYDAIEHAQDLYEEHFG, from the coding sequence ATGGTGAACCTCTGGGAAGACCTCGAGACGGGACCGAACCCGCCGGAGACCATCTACGCTGTCGTCGAGTGTCTCAAAGGCGAGCGCAACAAGTACGAGTACGACAAGGACGTCCCCGGCGTCGTCCTCGACCGGGTGCTCCACAGCAACGTCCACTACCCCTCCGACTACGGGTTCATCCCGCAGTCCTATTACGACGACGAGGACCCCTTCGACGTGCTCGTTCTCGTCGAGGACCAGACGTTCCCCGGCTGTGTCATCGAAGCCCGCCCCGTCGCGCTGATGAAGATGGACGACGACGGCGAGCAGGACGACAAGGTCGTCGCCGTCCCCACCGAGGACCCCCGGTTCGACCACATCGAGGACCTCGAGGACATCCCCCAGCAGACCCGCGACGAGATCGACGAGTTCTTCGCGACCTACAAGAACCTCGAGGCGGGCAAGGAAGTCGAAACGCAGGGCTGGGAGGACCGACAGGCCGCCTACGACGCGATCGAGCACGCCCAGGACCTCTACGAGGAACACTTCGGGTAG
- a CDS encoding CBS domain-containing protein produces the protein MAVQQIAEPDVVTAHRDDGVEDVVEKMATENVGSVVIVEDGSPVGIVTDRTIALSIREVDDVADQTVDDLMAADLATVSADAGVFDVIRTLSDEGVRRVPVVDDGGSLEGIVSLDDLIVLLADEFGGISTVIEQQAPRF, from the coding sequence ATGGCAGTCCAGCAAATCGCCGAACCGGACGTCGTAACGGCACACCGAGACGACGGCGTCGAGGACGTCGTCGAGAAGATGGCGACCGAGAACGTCGGCTCGGTCGTGATCGTCGAGGACGGCTCGCCCGTCGGCATCGTCACCGACCGCACGATCGCCCTCTCGATCCGCGAGGTCGACGACGTCGCCGACCAGACCGTCGACGACCTCATGGCCGCGGACCTCGCGACCGTCTCCGCCGACGCCGGCGTCTTCGACGTCATCCGGACCCTCAGCGACGAGGGGGTCCGCCGCGTACCCGTCGTCGACGACGGGGGCTCGCTCGAAGGGATCGTCTCGCTCGACGACCTGATCGTCCTGCTTGCCGACGAGTTCGGCGGGATCAGCACGGTCATCGAACAGCAGGCACCGCGCTTCTAG
- a CDS encoding DUF4405 domain-containing protein: protein MNRRTQNLSVNLLLFAAFLVVLASGVVLWQVLPGGGTSRGLDFVGLVRGDWTRVHVLASLTMTALVAVHLALHWRYVRAVPKLLRS, encoded by the coding sequence ATGAACCGACGGACGCAGAACCTCTCGGTCAACCTCCTCCTGTTCGCGGCGTTTCTCGTCGTCCTCGCCTCGGGCGTCGTCCTCTGGCAGGTGCTCCCGGGCGGGGGCACCTCGCGCGGGCTCGACTTCGTCGGGCTGGTCCGCGGCGACTGGACCCGCGTTCACGTCCTCGCGAGCCTCACGATGACCGCGCTCGTCGCCGTCCACCTCGCGCTCCACTGGCGGTACGTCAGAGCCGTGCCGAAGCTCCTGCGGTCGTAA
- a CDS encoding DUF302 domain-containing protein: MSLPIDPTEIDPDEYGEKQAVLEMDHEEAVEHVREVCLDVGFGIPVEFSPSELLNEKVDADRDPYYVLGACNPEIADRALDETMGIGGLFPCNTVIWEEEPGRQRVYHVSIMRIARLLGIAPDSEEWGEILAATGELTEELFERLDAVEASG, translated from the coding sequence ATGAGTCTCCCGATCGACCCGACCGAGATCGACCCCGACGAGTACGGCGAGAAACAGGCGGTCCTCGAGATGGACCACGAGGAGGCCGTCGAGCACGTCCGCGAGGTCTGTCTCGACGTCGGCTTCGGCATCCCCGTCGAGTTCTCCCCGTCGGAGTTGCTAAACGAGAAGGTCGACGCCGACCGGGACCCCTACTACGTCCTCGGCGCGTGCAACCCCGAGATCGCGGATCGGGCCCTCGACGAGACGATGGGCATCGGCGGGCTCTTCCCGTGTAACACGGTCATCTGGGAGGAAGAACCGGGCCGCCAGCGGGTCTACCACGTCTCGATCATGCGGATCGCCCGCCTGCTCGGGATCGCACCGGACAGCGAGGAGTGGGGCGAGATCCTCGCGGCGACCGGCGAACTCACCGAGGAACTGTTCGAGCGCCTCGACGCGGTCGAGGCGAGCGGCTGA
- the nreA gene encoding DNA repair protein NreA, translated as MRLDEYIEDLEPDEEAERRRLAKEKSYAITDHLAEFERKFDDALSGDSLVGSTAPSIFVGRSNYPDIPVGVLSPVGDEGAAEEYVTDGNWYRRGYGIDDVLQRRTGLLNSNKRANVDAPGIASRLAPSVHDVWDGFVGVQREVAISDRPVDLEIGLDGKPDLGLDAGTDVATPRGPRATARDAELRENPHVPRPVRKTLEDDDWQAQGAMTYLYRRGFDVYEINSILSAGALGEAANRRLVPTRWSITAVDDTVGQYLRGRIRNEPSVDEVQVWANEYVGNRYWVILAPGSWEFELVEMKAPGSIWNPDPEGNVWMASASEGYEGRSSYVEETAGAYYAARLGVLEYLESIGRQAKCLVLREVSDDYWAPVGVWQVRESVRNAFEGEYGTAETFHGAVAAVASRLPVSRERLQRKSELAAGLQSSLSAYGVE; from the coding sequence ATGCGCCTCGACGAGTACATCGAGGACCTAGAGCCCGACGAGGAGGCAGAACGCCGCCGACTCGCCAAGGAGAAGTCCTACGCGATCACGGACCACCTGGCGGAGTTCGAGCGCAAGTTCGACGACGCGCTCAGCGGCGACTCCCTCGTCGGCTCGACCGCCCCGTCGATCTTCGTCGGGCGGTCGAACTACCCCGACATTCCCGTCGGCGTCCTCTCGCCGGTCGGCGACGAGGGCGCGGCCGAGGAGTACGTCACCGACGGAAACTGGTACCGGCGGGGGTACGGCATCGACGACGTGCTCCAGCGCCGGACCGGCCTGCTCAACTCGAACAAGCGCGCGAACGTCGACGCCCCCGGCATCGCCTCCCGGCTGGCGCCCTCGGTCCACGACGTCTGGGACGGCTTCGTCGGCGTCCAGCGCGAGGTCGCCATCTCGGACCGGCCCGTCGACCTCGAAATCGGCCTCGACGGGAAACCCGACCTCGGGCTGGACGCGGGCACCGACGTCGCGACCCCGCGGGGCCCGCGGGCGACCGCCCGCGACGCCGAACTCCGGGAGAACCCCCACGTCCCCCGCCCGGTCCGGAAGACCCTCGAAGACGACGACTGGCAGGCACAGGGGGCGATGACCTACCTCTACCGGCGGGGGTTCGACGTCTACGAGATCAACTCGATCCTCTCGGCGGGCGCGCTCGGCGAGGCCGCGAACCGCCGGCTGGTGCCGACGCGGTGGTCGATCACCGCCGTCGACGACACCGTCGGCCAGTACCTGCGGGGCCGGATCAGGAACGAGCCGAGCGTCGACGAGGTCCAGGTCTGGGCGAACGAGTACGTGGGCAACCGCTACTGGGTGATCCTCGCGCCCGGCTCCTGGGAGTTCGAACTCGTCGAGATGAAGGCCCCGGGGAGCATCTGGAACCCCGACCCGGAGGGGAACGTCTGGATGGCCAGCGCCTCGGAGGGGTACGAGGGCCGGTCGAGCTACGTCGAGGAGACCGCCGGCGCCTACTACGCGGCCCGCCTCGGAGTGCTGGAGTACCTCGAGTCGATCGGCCGGCAGGCGAAGTGTCTCGTCCTCCGCGAAGTGTCGGACGACTACTGGGCGCCCGTCGGCGTCTGGCAGGTCCGCGAGAGCGTCCGCAACGCCTTCGAGGGGGAGTACGGCACGGCCGAGACGTTCCACGGGGCGGTCGCGGCCGTCGCCTCGCGGCTGCCGGTCTCCCGCGAGCGCCTCCAGCGCAAGTCCGAACTCGCCGCGGGCCTCCAGTCGAGCCTCTCGGCGTACGGCGTCGAGTAG